The Macaca nemestrina isolate mMacNem1 chromosome 12, mMacNem.hap1, whole genome shotgun sequence genome contains a region encoding:
- the LOC105464617 gene encoding membrane-spanning 4-domains subfamily A member 13 isoform X2 → MIGIFHVFMWYFLLVLYKGQIKGAFGIYEPITYKTGCTLWGIFFIIAGVFIIAVTKYPTRSAIICTLIINIFCIITTITAVTLTIIELSYFNSPSYRNYGQAKLGREVSRILLFFYPLEFSVALTYSVCSCSNLFRRQNDLTSVAEEAENTF, encoded by the exons ATGATTGGCATCTTTCATGTTTTCATGTGGTACTTCCTATTGGTTTTGTATAAGGGGCAAATTAAAGGAGCCTTTGGAATATATGAACCTATAACTTACAAAACAGGATGTACTTTGTGGGGAATTTTT tttatcattgcaGGAGTCTTCATAATAGCAGTAACAAAGTATCCAACTCGATCTGCA ATTATATGTACTTTAATCATAAACATCTTCTGCATAATAACTACAATTACTGCAGTAACTCTAACAATAATAGAGTTGTCTTATTTCAATTCTCCATCATACAGGAATTATGGACAAGCA AAACTTGGGAGGGAAGTATCACGTATTTTACTGTTCTTCTACCCTTTGGAATTTTCTGTTGCACTTACATACTCAGTATGTAGCTGTTCCAATTTG tttcgaAGACAAAATGATCTTACATCTGTTGCTGAGGAAGCTGAGAACACTTTTTAA
- the LOC105464620 gene encoding membrane-spanning 4-domains subfamily A member 12-like yields the protein MVSSKPTSHAGVYETTPNPYYPPSSFTAPGSQQPPGSINLENQAQGAQSAQPYFITSPGTSAVSQPGQGNTQMINPSVGRAVINFKEEAKVLGVIQIMVGLMHLGFGIILCLTVFPYGRVLGFASTAVISGYPFWGGLSFIISGSLSVSASKELSSCLVKGSLGMNIVSSIFAFIGVILLVVDTCISGVFPPNYWALLSGQGISAMLMIFSLLEVCTACVTAYFANQADTITNMPVLVIPNMYENNPVTPASSSAPPRCNNYSN from the exons ATGGTGTCATCCAAGCCAACAAGCCATGCTGGAGTATATGAAACCACACCCAACCCTTACTACCCACCAAGCAGCTTTACGGCTCCTGGATCTCAACAGCCTCCGGGTTCAATCAACTTAGAAAACCAAGCTCAGGGTGCTCAGAGTGCTCAGCCCTACTTCATCACATCTCCAGGAACCTCTGCTGTCAGTCAACCAGGTCAAGGAAATACACAAATGATAAATCCAAGCGTGGGAAGAGCAGTAATAAACTTTAAAGAAGAAGCAAAGGTACTAGGG gtaATCCAGATCATGGTTGGATTGATGCACCTTGGTTTTGGAATTATTTTGTGTCTAACAGTATTCCCTTATGGAAGAGTACTCGGTTTTGCCTCTACTGCTGTTATTAGTGGATACCCATTCTGGGGTGGCCTTTCT TTCATTATCTCAGGCTCTCTCTCTGTGTCAGCATCCAAGGAGCTTTCCTCTTGTCTG GTGAAAGGCAGCCTGGGAATGAACATTGTTAGTTCTATCTTTGCCTTCATTGGAGTGATTCTGCTGGTGGTGGATACGTGCATCAGTGGGGTATTTCCCCCAAACTATTGGGCTCTG CTTTCTGGACAAGGCATTTCGGCCATGCTGATGATCTTCTCCCTCTTGGAGGTCTGCACAGCTTGTGTCACAGCTTATTTTGCCAACCAAGCAGACACCATAACCAACATG CCTGTCCTGGTTATTCCAAATATGTATGAAAACAACCCTGTGACACCAGCGTCTTCTTCAGCGCCTCCCAGATGCAACAACTACTCTAACTAA
- the LOC105464617 gene encoding membrane-spanning 4-domains subfamily A member 13 isoform X1, with the protein MACVHSKISTANSLVLGAIQIMIGIFHVFMWYFLLVLYKGQIKGAFGIYEPITYKTGCTLWGIFFIIAGVFIIAVTKYPTRSAIICTLIINIFCIITTITAVTLTIIELSYFNSPSYRNYGQAKLGREVSRILLFFYPLEFSVALTYSVCSCSNLFRRQNDLTSVAEEAENTF; encoded by the exons ATGGCATGTGTTCATTCAAAAATCTCTACAGCAAATTCTCTCGTTTTAGGG GCTATCCAGATTATGATTGGCATCTTTCATGTTTTCATGTGGTACTTCCTATTGGTTTTGTATAAGGGGCAAATTAAAGGAGCCTTTGGAATATATGAACCTATAACTTACAAAACAGGATGTACTTTGTGGGGAATTTTT tttatcattgcaGGAGTCTTCATAATAGCAGTAACAAAGTATCCAACTCGATCTGCA ATTATATGTACTTTAATCATAAACATCTTCTGCATAATAACTACAATTACTGCAGTAACTCTAACAATAATAGAGTTGTCTTATTTCAATTCTCCATCATACAGGAATTATGGACAAGCA AAACTTGGGAGGGAAGTATCACGTATTTTACTGTTCTTCTACCCTTTGGAATTTTCTGTTGCACTTACATACTCAGTATGTAGCTGTTCCAATTTG tttcgaAGACAAAATGATCTTACATCTGTTGCTGAGGAAGCTGAGAACACTTTTTAA